In Candidatus Eisenbacteria bacterium, the following proteins share a genomic window:
- a CDS encoding SpoIIE family protein phosphatase, with protein MERVSGARRVAVPLLVFLSLLIFLRLFYGILNAPDRPYSGLTLKENLIVSVAEDSPGEVAGLRNGDRIVQINGQPFVWTQGEDWLASLTPGNAIDLLIARGSEKLTLTFLTELPPASEIAWWLSLGFSGIVLLVFGLFVLYRRRDKTGLVFFLICYVFAFFTRPPLPEAIRVISSFERIAYDLVQVSLPALLLHFFLLFPEESSLLNRLPDRKARGLQGALYLPSLLIFTASQLFTSRESQGIVQSIVAVYFGVSILAALSLFVRSYKVSRLLQRKRLRVAILGTVGAILPVSLFTLVLNLSPATHVPAARYSYLFLLLLPVSFSYAIVRYRFLDIELILKKGILYSLLTAFLAAVYVSIVWGMGGLFRSWTGQRSLVLTVFSTLIIAVFFTPVRNRLQFLIDRVFFRDRYDYRKILKELSRSLAEPLGLESLGNLLVSRVPSSLKSEFAVLLVRKGKWFVVDKVRGNTRHIDKTFSLTEASVGSPGGSHEPLIIEKMSKERLSSLFPAEDIPILRASRASLLVPIYARGEPNLILLLGPRLSGEPYSLEDFELLSTVSEEACLSLENIMHAEERAEKEKMDAELRLAREIQMSLAPREAPQSESLEIFGTTIPSGKIGGDCLDFIRFSPSRIGIGVGDVSGKGVPAALLAAGVQAALRSEAERDPSPSSVLRSVNRRLLLLERPERFAGLVYAVFDSERSEIVYSNAGLNAPFLIRETGQVERLDVGGVILGISQEPTYHDDRMAMRPGDLVVFFTDGLVEQTAGAEEYGEERLLEVILRNKNLPAQYLAKAVLESIGLFSKEAHDDDMSIVVARALPII; from the coding sequence ATGGAAAGAGTCAGTGGAGCCCGAAGGGTCGCAGTTCCTCTTCTAGTATTCCTGTCGCTTCTAATTTTCCTCAGGCTTTTCTACGGAATCCTCAACGCGCCCGATAGACCCTACTCCGGGTTGACACTCAAAGAGAATCTCATAGTGTCGGTCGCCGAAGACAGCCCGGGCGAAGTGGCGGGCCTCAGGAACGGCGACAGGATAGTTCAGATAAACGGGCAGCCGTTCGTCTGGACCCAGGGTGAGGATTGGCTGGCTTCCCTGACACCTGGAAATGCAATCGACCTGCTGATTGCGAGGGGCTCAGAGAAACTCACGTTGACGTTTCTCACCGAGCTTCCTCCTGCTTCCGAAATCGCGTGGTGGCTCTCTCTTGGCTTTTCCGGGATTGTGCTTCTTGTCTTTGGATTGTTTGTTCTTTACAGAAGAAGGGACAAGACCGGCCTGGTTTTCTTTCTCATCTGCTACGTCTTCGCATTCTTCACCAGACCTCCCCTTCCCGAAGCCATCCGCGTCATTTCCTCTTTCGAGAGAATCGCATACGATCTTGTGCAGGTTTCGCTCCCGGCTCTTCTTCTGCATTTCTTCCTGCTCTTTCCGGAGGAGAGTTCTCTCCTGAACAGATTGCCCGACAGGAAGGCAAGAGGTCTCCAGGGGGCCCTCTATCTCCCGTCACTTCTCATCTTCACAGCTTCACAGCTCTTCACGTCAAGGGAATCACAGGGCATTGTCCAGTCAATCGTGGCCGTGTACTTCGGCGTGTCTATCCTGGCTGCTCTCTCCCTTTTCGTCCGTTCCTATAAGGTAAGCCGTTTGCTTCAGAGAAAAAGGCTGAGAGTTGCAATCCTGGGAACGGTCGGAGCAATTCTTCCGGTCTCGCTTTTCACGCTCGTCCTGAATCTGTCTCCAGCGACCCACGTCCCGGCTGCACGATACTCCTATCTCTTTCTCCTTCTGCTGCCTGTTTCCTTCTCATATGCCATAGTCCGCTATCGTTTTCTGGACATTGAACTCATACTCAAGAAGGGAATTCTGTATTCGCTCCTCACTGCGTTCCTTGCGGCAGTATATGTGAGCATAGTTTGGGGCATGGGCGGACTCTTCAGATCGTGGACGGGGCAAAGAAGCCTCGTTCTCACCGTGTTTTCGACTCTCATCATAGCCGTCTTCTTCACACCGGTGAGGAACCGGCTTCAGTTTCTCATAGACAGGGTCTTTTTCAGGGACCGGTATGACTACAGGAAGATTCTGAAGGAATTGAGCCGCAGCCTCGCAGAACCATTGGGCCTCGAAAGCCTCGGGAACCTCCTTGTCTCCAGAGTTCCTTCATCCCTGAAATCTGAGTTTGCGGTTCTCCTTGTGAGAAAAGGGAAATGGTTCGTTGTGGACAAGGTGAGAGGAAACACGCGGCACATAGACAAGACCTTTTCTCTGACAGAAGCAAGCGTCGGCTCTCCCGGAGGCTCACACGAGCCGCTGATAATAGAAAAAATGAGCAAAGAACGGCTTTCCTCACTTTTCCCTGCCGAGGACATTCCCATCCTGAGAGCTTCGAGAGCTTCTCTCCTCGTTCCGATCTATGCGAGGGGTGAGCCGAACCTAATCCTGCTTCTCGGACCAAGACTATCGGGCGAGCCGTACAGTCTTGAAGATTTCGAGCTCCTCTCCACAGTTTCGGAGGAGGCATGCCTTTCTCTCGAAAACATCATGCATGCCGAAGAAAGAGCGGAGAAGGAGAAAATGGATGCGGAACTCCGCCTTGCGAGAGAGATCCAGATGAGCCTTGCCCCCAGGGAGGCGCCGCAGTCCGAGTCTCTCGAAATCTTTGGCACGACAATCCCGAGTGGGAAGATAGGCGGAGACTGTCTGGACTTCATACGATTTTCACCTTCCAGAATCGGGATCGGTGTCGGAGATGTGTCGGGAAAAGGCGTGCCCGCGGCCCTCCTCGCGGCCGGAGTTCAGGCCGCACTGCGCTCGGAAGCAGAAAGAGATCCCTCTCCTTCGTCAGTTCTCAGGAGTGTCAACAGGCGGCTCCTCCTTTTGGAAAGACCTGAGAGGTTCGCCGGTCTCGTTTATGCAGTATTTGACAGTGAAAGAAGTGAAATAGTCTATTCAAACGCCGGACTCAATGCTCCATTCCTGATAAGGGAAACTGGACAGGTCGAGAGGCTTGATGTCGGCGGAGTCATTCTCGGGATATCTCAGGAACCCACGTACCACGACGATAGAATGGCGATGCGACCGGGAGACCTGGTCGTATTCTTCACCGATGGGCTCGTTGAGCAGACCGCCGGCGCCGAAGAGTACGGTGAAGAGAGGTTGCTTGAAGTGATATTGAGAAACAAAAACCTGCCGGCCCAATACCTCGCCAAGGCAGTCCTTGAGAGCATAGGTCTTTTTTCAAAAGAAGCTCACGATGACGACATGAGCATAGTCGTTGCCCGCGCATTGCCTATAATCTAA